In the genome of Populus alba chromosome 11, ASM523922v2, whole genome shotgun sequence, one region contains:
- the LOC118037057 gene encoding cyclic phosphodiesterase — protein MEIPHGTSTPADKKHVYSVWAIPPEDVGGRLKSLMAGLASEFGGPQFEPHITVVGAIGLTEQDALEKFHSACDGLQAYTATVDRVATGTFFYQCVYLLLHPMPEVVEASAHCSGHFGYKSSTPYMPHLSLLYGDLTDDEKKEAQEKANILDESISGLSFPITRLALWKTDTEDLTLKSWEKIAECSLSPK, from the exons ATGGAAATCCCCCATGGAACATCAACGCCTGCTGACAAAAAGCACGTTTATTCGGTGTGGGCAATTCCACCAGAAGATGTGGGGGGCAGGCTGAAGAGTTTGATGGCCGGACTGGCTTCAGAATTTGGTGGGCCCCAGTTCGAGCCACACATTACGGTTGTGGGGGCCATTGGTTTAACGGAGCAAGATGCGTTGGAGAAGTTTCATTCTGCTTGTGATGGGCTGCAGGCATATACTGCTACTGTTGATCGTGTGGCTACGGGGACTTTCTTTTATCAGTGTGTTTATTTGCTACTTCATCCAATGCCtgag gtggtGGAAGCTAGTGCACATTGTAGTGGACATTTTGGGTACAAGAGTTCTACTC CTTACATGCCCCATCTCAGTCTCCTTTATGGTGATCTGACGGATGATGAGAAGAAAGAGGCTCAAGAAAAAGCTAATATTCTTGATGAGAGCATCAGCGGTCTAAGCTTTCCAATAACTCGCCTTGCCTTGTGGAAAACAGATACTGAGGACTTGACTCTGAAATCATGGGAGAAGATTGCCGAATGCAGCCTCAGCCCAAAATAA